One segment of Paenibacillus sp. FSL R7-0337 DNA contains the following:
- a CDS encoding TerD family protein, whose translation MAINLSKGQKIDLTKTNPGLSKITVGLGWDTNKYDGGKDFDLDVSVFLTNASGKVDKESNFIFFNNKQNENASVVHTGDNRTGEGDGDDEQVQVDLLNVPADVDKIAFTITIYEAESRSQNFGQVSRSYVRIVNDANSEELIRFDLGEDFSVETGVVVGELYRNGAEWKFNAIGSGYKDGLAGLTRDYGLQ comes from the coding sequence ATGGCTATTAACTTATCCAAGGGACAAAAAATCGATTTAACTAAAACCAATCCGGGCTTGTCCAAAATCACAGTCGGCCTAGGATGGGACACGAATAAATATGATGGCGGCAAGGACTTCGACCTTGATGTGTCGGTGTTCCTGACCAATGCCAGCGGTAAAGTGGACAAGGAGTCCAACTTCATCTTCTTCAACAACAAGCAGAACGAGAACGCATCTGTCGTTCACACCGGCGATAACCGCACAGGGGAAGGCGACGGAGACGATGAGCAGGTTCAAGTCGATTTGCTTAATGTTCCTGCAGATGTGGACAAGATTGCCTTCACCATTACCATCTATGAAGCAGAGTCCAGAAGCCAGAACTTCGGACAAGTCTCCCGTTCTTATGTGCGTATCGTTAACGATGCGAATAGTGAGGAACTGATCCGCTTTGACCTGGGTGAAGATTTCTCCGTTGAAACAGGCGTAGTTGTCGGTGAATTGTACCGTAACGGTGCAGAATGGAAATTCAACGCGATCGGCAGCGGCTACAAGGACGGTCTGGCCGGCTTGACCCGTGATTACGGCCTGCAATAA
- a CDS encoding TerD family protein, which translates to MAGINLVKGQKIDLTKGNAGLSNVIVGLGWDPAEPARGFFGVKKQANVDCDASALLLNENGKLTNKLNLVCFHNKQNANNSVVHSGDNLTGEGDGDDEQIMVNLKSIPADVHKVLVVVNIYDAVNRKQDFGMIKSAYIRIINAAGNAELVKFNLTDNYTGFTALICGELYRHGEEWKFAAIGEAAHAAHINQLAERYI; encoded by the coding sequence TTGGCTGGAATTAATCTGGTAAAAGGTCAGAAGATCGATTTAACCAAAGGCAATGCCGGACTGTCTAACGTAATCGTAGGACTGGGCTGGGACCCTGCCGAACCGGCAAGAGGATTCTTTGGGGTTAAAAAACAGGCGAATGTTGACTGCGATGCTTCAGCGCTGCTGCTGAATGAGAACGGCAAGCTGACGAACAAGCTGAACCTCGTCTGCTTTCACAACAAACAGAATGCGAATAACTCTGTAGTTCACTCGGGAGATAATCTGACGGGTGAGGGAGACGGGGACGACGAACAGATCATGGTGAATCTGAAGTCGATTCCTGCCGATGTTCATAAAGTCCTTGTTGTGGTTAACATCTACGATGCGGTGAACCGCAAGCAGGATTTCGGCATGATCAAATCTGCGTATATCCGCATTATTAATGCGGCAGGGAATGCAGAATTGGTTAAGTTTAATCTGACAGACAATTATACAGGCTTCACAGCACTGATCTGCGGCGAGCTGTACCGTCATGGCGAAGAGTGGAAATTCGCAGCCATCGGTGAAGCAGCCCACGCCGCGCATATCAATCAGCTGGCAGAACGCTATATCTAA
- a CDS encoding TerD family protein has product MTISLSKGQRIDLTKTNPGLTKVVVGLGWDTNKYSGGKDFDLDASAFLLHEDGKSKSENDFVFYNNPTGGTGSVTHTGDNRTGEGDGDDEQIIVDFSLVPANIQRIGITVTIYDYETRAQNFGQVSNAFVRVVDASSDREVLRFDLGEDFSTETAVVFCEFYRQGADWKFQAIGSGFAGGLSALCKNYGLDAQ; this is encoded by the coding sequence GTGACGATCAGTCTTTCCAAAGGACAGCGGATTGATCTTACCAAGACGAATCCGGGTCTGACCAAAGTTGTAGTAGGACTGGGCTGGGATACAAACAAGTATAGCGGCGGCAAGGATTTCGACCTCGATGCATCAGCATTCCTGCTGCATGAGGACGGAAAATCCAAAAGCGAAAATGACTTTGTATTCTATAACAACCCGACTGGCGGTACAGGCTCTGTAACCCATACAGGCGACAACCGTACAGGTGAAGGCGACGGGGATGATGAACAGATCATCGTAGACTTCAGTCTGGTACCTGCGAATATTCAGCGTATCGGGATCACGGTCACGATCTATGATTATGAGACCCGTGCGCAGAACTTCGGACAAGTCTCCAATGCTTTTGTCCGCGTTGTAGATGCATCCAGCGACCGTGAGGTTCTGCGGTTCGATCTGGGCGAGGATTTCTCCACCGAGACGGCTGTAGTCTTCTGTGAATTCTACCGCCAGGGGGCGGATTGGAAATTCCAGGCGATCGGCAGCGGCTTCGCCGGCGGACTAAGCGCATTATGCAAAAACTACGGGCTGGACGCGCAATAA
- a CDS encoding TerD family protein, producing the protein MNTEVVKGQKADLTKGSPGLRSITVEIGWKAPSSMDIDASAFLLGAGGKVGSDDDLIFYNNPSTPYITYKDVPGTASGGLKQFEVSLERIPANIVKIAFTLTLYDGENRKQMFGQMSEAECRVVNQATGAQLLRCNLGNQFSVETAVVVGELYRHGEEWKYSAIVAGFSGGLKALCGNYGIEVEDEPAPAPKPQEQTPPGRPPLQVPPPRAESSRPNIVIPPPPAPAPPKQEAAPAPALNLNLKKIELKKKGDSINLKKSASGLGELLINLNWNQKQGGGLFSRNKGGVDLDLACLYELKNGSKGVVQALGNAFGNLQQQPYMMLDGDDRTGSVTSGENLRINGSKVAQIERILVFAFIYKGVTNWSEADGVVTLKQDGGPDIIVNLDEHNNRKGMCAIALIRNVDNETFSIERLVQYFSGHREMDEAYGWGLRWVAGSK; encoded by the coding sequence ATGAATACAGAAGTAGTCAAAGGGCAGAAAGCAGACCTGACCAAAGGGAGCCCGGGGCTCCGCAGCATTACGGTTGAGATCGGGTGGAAAGCTCCGTCTTCCATGGATATTGATGCTTCCGCATTCCTGCTTGGAGCTGGCGGTAAAGTGGGCAGTGACGATGATCTGATTTTTTATAATAACCCGTCTACTCCCTATATCACCTATAAGGATGTGCCGGGGACGGCTTCGGGCGGATTGAAGCAGTTCGAGGTCTCGCTGGAGCGGATTCCGGCAAACATAGTGAAGATTGCCTTCACCCTTACTCTGTATGACGGAGAAAACCGCAAGCAGATGTTCGGACAAATGAGCGAAGCGGAGTGCCGGGTCGTAAATCAGGCGACAGGTGCGCAGCTTCTGCGGTGTAACCTCGGAAATCAGTTCTCTGTGGAAACGGCTGTTGTAGTTGGAGAATTATATAGACATGGTGAAGAATGGAAATACAGTGCGATTGTTGCGGGCTTCTCGGGCGGGCTTAAGGCGCTCTGCGGCAACTACGGCATAGAAGTTGAGGATGAGCCTGCACCGGCACCGAAGCCGCAGGAACAGACGCCGCCGGGACGCCCGCCGCTTCAAGTACCGCCGCCCCGCGCGGAGTCATCCAGACCGAATATTGTGATTCCGCCACCGCCTGCACCGGCACCGCCTAAGCAGGAGGCTGCTCCCGCACCGGCGCTGAATCTCAATCTCAAGAAGATTGAGCTGAAGAAGAAGGGCGATTCGATTAACCTGAAGAAATCCGCCTCCGGACTGGGTGAGCTGTTGATTAACCTCAACTGGAACCAGAAGCAGGGCGGAGGGCTGTTCAGCCGTAACAAGGGCGGGGTGGATCTCGATCTGGCCTGTCTGTATGAGCTGAAGAACGGCAGCAAAGGCGTGGTGCAGGCACTGGGCAATGCGTTCGGTAACCTGCAGCAGCAGCCTTATATGATGCTCGATGGAGATGACCGGACCGGCTCCGTAACATCCGGCGAGAATCTGCGTATAAACGGAAGTAAGGTTGCCCAGATCGAACGGATTCTGGTGTTTGCCTTTATTTACAAAGGAGTTACCAACTGGTCTGAGGCGGATGGAGTGGTTACCCTGAAGCAGGATGGAGGACCGGATATTATCGTTAATCTGGACGAGCATAACAACCGTAAAGGCATGTGCGCCATCGCGCTGATCCGGAATGTGGACAATGAGACCTTCAGTATTGAACGGCTCGTGCAATATTTCAGCGGTCACCGGGAGATGGATGAGGCTTATGGCTGGGGGCTTCGCTGGGTAGCGGGAAGCAAATAA
- a CDS encoding TerC family protein, with protein MDWFSDFFRSIGENYGHFFSWSDIAGTLSDPVSWGIIGSLILLEGLLSADNALVLAVMVKHLPKEQQRKALFYGILGAYLFRFLAIGLGTYLVKFTLVKVLGALYLFYIAYKGLFKGSGEDGEIKNKGASFWKTVLLVELMDIAFSIDSVVAAFGLSSEVWVLFLGGILGVLMMRGVAQVFLKLIARYPELEQTAFLLIALIAGKMLAGAFGYELPHVIFFGILIAVFAGTIVYSASKRKKAENHKA; from the coding sequence ATGGACTGGTTCAGTGATTTTTTTAGGAGTATCGGTGAGAATTACGGGCATTTCTTCTCATGGAGTGATATTGCAGGAACGCTCTCCGACCCTGTCAGCTGGGGAATTATCGGAAGTCTGATTCTGCTGGAGGGTCTGTTGTCCGCTGATAACGCGCTTGTACTGGCGGTTATGGTTAAGCACCTTCCGAAGGAGCAGCAGCGTAAGGCTTTGTTCTACGGGATACTCGGCGCTTATTTATTCAGATTCCTGGCGATTGGTCTGGGGACCTATCTCGTCAAATTTACGCTGGTTAAGGTGCTCGGGGCCTTGTATCTCTTCTATATTGCCTACAAAGGGCTGTTCAAGGGCAGCGGTGAAGATGGCGAGATTAAGAATAAAGGTGCCTCTTTCTGGAAGACGGTCCTTCTGGTTGAATTAATGGATATTGCCTTCAGTATTGACAGCGTGGTAGCAGCATTCGGTCTTAGTTCTGAAGTCTGGGTACTCTTCCTTGGCGGTATTCTCGGCGTACTGATGATGCGCGGTGTGGCACAGGTGTTCCTCAAGCTGATCGCAAGATATCCTGAACTGGAACAAACGGCATTCCTGCTTATTGCACTGATTGCCGGTAAAATGCTTGCCGGAGCCTTCGGCTATGAATTGCCGCATGTAATTTTCTTCGGTATTCTAATTGCGGTGTTTGCAGGTACTATCGTGTATAGCGCAAGCAAACGGAAGAAGGCCGAGAACCACAAAGCCTGA